Genomic segment of Pirellulales bacterium:
CCACGTGATCCGTTCGCTGCTGGGCAACAACGTCCGCGTCAACAGCTATGCCCGGGTCGAAGACTCGATCGTCTTCGAGGGGGTCGACATCGGCCGGCATGCCAAGATTCGCCGCGCGATCATCGACAAGGGCGTGAGCATTCCGCAGGGCATCGAGATCGGTTACGACCTCGAACAAGACCGGGCCCGGGGATTCTCGATCAGCGACTCGGGCGTGATCGTGATCGCCAAGGCCGACGGGGTCGAGCACTTCCTCGAACCGGAAGCGGCGCAGCGCTAGCGGAGCCGGGGTAGATTTCGCCCCGAGGCGCAAAAAAAGCCCCCGGAAAGGCATGTCCCAGGGGGGCGGAGGACATCGAGCCTTTTCCGGGAGCGATTGGACGCTTTCTGGGGGGACTCGCGTGGGCCTCCCCTCCGGCGCCGGTTGGTCGCACGTTGTTCGGGACGTCCGCGGCAGTCGCGCCGCCGCGGCAGCGATCGGGTGCGGGCGAAACGAA
This window contains:
- a CDS encoding glucose-1-phosphate adenylyltransferase, encoding HVIRSLLGNNVRVNSYARVEDSIVFEGVDIGRHAKIRRAIIDKGVSIPQGIEIGYDLEQDRARGFSISDSGVIVIAKADGVEHFLEPEAAQR